The Glycine soja cultivar W05 chromosome 15, ASM419377v2, whole genome shotgun sequence region AATTTCCTTACACATGAATGAAGAAATGAAGAAGCTGTACAAATAATGTGATGGTAGGAACATGCAAGAATGCAAATCTAAAAGgatgaaaaaatgaataatcCTCACAACTGTCTTATTGGAAAAGAATGTAGCTTAAATCTTTGGATGGGAAATGGCCATTCACTTTTTCATCAACTTCAAGCAGCAGGGTACTCAAGAATAAGAATCTTCTTCTGTTGAGAAAGGATTATTATTATCACTGCACTACAGTTTTGCCACTGACACTCAGCAGGTAGAAACATGATGAGGAAGAATCATATGAGGGGTTGCCAAGTTCGGGACAAGGTTCTGGGAGCACTGAGTCTGAAAAACCAGACACATTTGAGCATTCCCAAGTAATTGGAGAAACAGAATTTGTGGACAAGGTTATGTTGGAGAGGCATATGTTTGTGAAAGGGGATTCTTCTATTCCAGCTATGTTTCCAGCAATGGAAATGTTTGTACCTGTGACATCCTTCAAGGTAATGTGATCCAAATGTGGGAGTGCATTTGGATCAAACTTGTCATCAGGATGAGACCCACAATTACCTGTGGCAGCAATTGCTGTGTGGACATTCTCCATTTGTATGTCTGACATAACAATTTCTTTCATATAACCACCTCTTCCCTTGGTGGTTCTGAACTCAATGCCACTTTTTGAGTTGAAAAGATGAGCATGCTCCACTAGAACATTTGAAATGCCACCAGACATGTCACTGCCAAATGCAAGAGCAGAGCCAGAAAATGCATGTAGATGCACCCTTCTGATGTGTACATTCTCAGTAGGCCTGCCATAAGCAATGCCATACTCATCCCAGCCACTTTTAAGAGAAATTGCATCAAATCCCATGGCAACAATACAATCTTCTATACACACATTATCAGAAGAATCTGAAAACATGAAGTGCACAAAAACATCACCAAAGTTTGGTAAGGTAATGATATATTAGAAGCAATGTGATTTTCACAACAAAGACTAAAAGTAGAGttcataataatgataatatgtTTGTTACAAACCTGGCACTATACCAACAGTATAAGGGGATTCTGGAGGAGTAGAGATTGAAACATTTTGAATATGTACATGGCTGCATCAAATTACATAAAACTAAATCAGTTTGACCCTTTGTTTTCTGGCAAAATAAGcataatttcatttaatatctAGAAGAAGCACAGAGCATGCACCTGCAATAAACTGGGTGTATGCTATAAGCTGGAGCATTCAAGAATGTAAGATTTGAAACTACCACATAATCAGATGCCACAATTTCAACCAAATGAGGACGACTGTGGTTCAAGGAATGAGTGCTATACCAATCCCACCATACCATTCCCATGCCATCAATGGTTCCATTATTACCTAAGGAATCACACAAAGACATGAAAATTCAATCAAGAAACAGACCCTGAAAGGCTTgctgaaaagaaacaaaaaaacctTGGGAGATGACAAAACCTGTTACGACCACATCATGTAACATGTATCCATTTATCAAACTCTGATATCTTCCCCCGGGAACTTCAAGCCCTCGGCCATAAGAAGGCAAGGGTTCAACAACATCCCAATGCGATGGATCCTAAACAAGTAATAACAATATGAGAAAACTAAAAGCCTTATGAAAAACGCTCTCAATGTTAAAACATGAACCATCTCTACATGCAAAGGATCAGCAAAAAAAAGACAGAGCAATCAAAAgctaatgaaaaaaaagaagcaatacCTGAGTTCCAATAATGACAGCACCTTTTTCCAAAAAGAGGGTGAGATGGCTTGTGAGATTGAAGCTTCCAGTGAGCCATTTTCCCGGAGGAACATAGAGCTGAGCCCCACCCTTATCAGCAAATGACTTGAGATAGAAGATGGCATTCTGGAATGCAATAGTGTTGAGTGTTTTACCATCTCCAACTGCACCAAACTCCAAAATGGAGACACTGTGAGGTCTAGGGTCTAGTCTTGGGTTGGAACCACACTGCCCACCATTTCCATTAACTCTCACGGCATTGCTCAATGCCACCAGCAAGAGCAATGCCACCTGAAAGAGGGTAGaaaaagcaaaatgcaaccCATTGATTCTCAGAAGATATCCTACAAATACAATAATGAACCACAGGATTATACCCCAGATTAAGACTCAAGAGCCACacacagaaaaaagaaaaagccaaatCCAAGCACAAATCAATTggaattgaaataaataaacattctCATCATTGACCCAGATAATTTACTTCAGATAATACACATCGGATGACTAAGAACTTGAAAGAGAATTCCAATCTGAAAGGATAATGCAAGTTCATCAGATCAAATGGAATGAAATTTGATCCAATTGCAACATGTCTAACAAAAGCATCAACAAAACAAGACCCAACTATGACCCATCACACATACTTTGACTTAACATCTAAAACCAAACCAAAGAttgaaatttgagaatgccCTCTTAGTCATCAATGAGTCCCAGATTTGAAAGAAGGCCTAAGGTCAAAAGGGCAAAGACAACATagcaaaaacaaaagcaacaaaaaaaccAGAACAAAATGAACCACGAAAACGTACTTACAAGCATCTTCTTGAGTCAAAGCTGGCAACAGGGTCAGAGTCCAAGGGAGACAAGAACCGGCACTAGTGCCAAAGCCGAAACAAGtaatcaaaagaaagaaaaaaagaaaaaagaaagaaattgcaGCAGAAgctgagagaagagagagagagaaaaagaaaatagaggaaGAAGAACCAGCCACGGGAACAGAAGCAGCTTTATGCAG contains the following coding sequences:
- the LOC114385813 gene encoding probable polygalacturonase isoform X1; the protein is MLVRYLLRINGLHFAFSTLFQVALLLLVALSNAVRVNGNGGQCGSNPRLDPRPHSVSILEFGAVGDGKTLNTIAFQNAIFYLKSFADKGGAQLYVPPGKWLTGSFNLTSHLTLFLEKGAVIIGTQDPSHWDVVEPLPSYGRGLEVPGGRYQSLINGYMLHDVVVTGNNGTIDGMGMVWWDWYSTHSLNHSRPHLVEIVASDYVVVSNLTFLNAPAYSIHPVYCSHVHIQNVSISTPPESPYTVGIVPDSSDNVCIEDCIVAMGFDAISLKSGWDEYGIAYGRPTENVHIRRVHLHAFSGSALAFGSDMSGGISNVLVEHAHLFNSKSGIEFRTTKGRGGYMKEIVMSDIQMENVHTAIAATGNCGSHPDDKFDPNALPHLDHITLKDVTGTNISIAGNIAGIEESPFTNICLSNITLSTNSVSPITWECSNVSGFSDSVLPEPCPELGNPSYDSSSSCFYLLSVSGKTVVQ
- the LOC114385813 gene encoding probable polygalacturonase isoform X2, translated to MLVALLLLVALSNAVRVNGNGGQCGSNPRLDPRPHSVSILEFGAVGDGKTLNTIAFQNAIFYLKSFADKGGAQLYVPPGKWLTGSFNLTSHLTLFLEKGAVIIGTQDPSHWDVVEPLPSYGRGLEVPGGRYQSLINGYMLHDVVVTGNNGTIDGMGMVWWDWYSTHSLNHSRPHLVEIVASDYVVVSNLTFLNAPAYSIHPVYCSHVHIQNVSISTPPESPYTVGIVPDSSDNVCIEDCIVAMGFDAISLKSGWDEYGIAYGRPTENVHIRRVHLHAFSGSALAFGSDMSGGISNVLVEHAHLFNSKSGIEFRTTKGRGGYMKEIVMSDIQMENVHTAIAATGNCGSHPDDKFDPNALPHLDHITLKDVTGTNISIAGNIAGIEESPFTNICLSNITLSTNSVSPITWECSNVSGFSDSVLPEPCPELGNPSYDSSSSCFYLLSVSGKTVVQ